From the Selenomonas sp. oral taxon 920 genome, the window TGCTCGCTCTGGACGATGTCAATCTGAAGGTTGAAAAAGGCGAATGGCTTGCGGTCATGGGCCCCTCCGGCTCGGGCAAGTCGACGCTCATGAACATCATCGGCTGTATGGACAGTGCAACGAGCGGTGAGGTCATCCTCGACGGTGAGGTGCTGACGGACGCGACACCCGAGGAGCTGACGCGCTATCGCCGCGACAAGATCGGCATCGTCTTTCAGCAGTTCCACATGATCCCGTATCTGACGGCGGTCGAGAATATCATGGTCGCGCAGTACTACCACAGCATGCCTGACCGTGACGAGGCGATGGCGGCACTCGAGCGCGTCGGACTTGCCGACCGTGCGAGCCATCTGCCGAGCCAGCTCTCGGGCGGTGAACAGCAGCGTGTCTGCATCGCGCGTGCCCTCATCAACTACCCTGTCCTCATCCTTGCGGACGAGCCGACGGGCAACCTCGACGAGCAGAACCAAAAACTCGTCATGAAGATCTTCCATGAGCTGCACGATGAGGGGCACACGATCCTCACCGTTACGCACTCTGCCGAGGTCGGCGAGGAGGCGCAGCGCTGCGTTATCATCGAACATGGTCATATGCGTGAAAGGACGGCGTGACGATGAAGAAAATGGCATTGGGACTTGTTGTACTTCTTTCGATTGGGGGGATGATCACAGGCTGCGGCGATGAGAAAAAGGACGCACCAAAAAGTGATGCGAAGCCCGCTGCAGAGGCGGTGTCCGTCGACCTGACGGGTGCGAAGGACGGCACATATGCGGCGGACAGCTCCGAGCATGCACAGCTTGGGC encodes:
- a CDS encoding ABC transporter ATP-binding protein, translating into MSLLELRHVSKAYNEKVLALDDVNLKVEKGEWLAVMGPSGSGKSTLMNIIGCMDSATSGEVILDGEVLTDATPEELTRYRRDKIGIVFQQFHMIPYLTAVENIMVAQYYHSMPDRDEAMAALERVGLADRASHLPSQLSGGEQQRVCIARALINYPVLILADEPTGNLDEQNQKLVMKIFHELHDEGHTILTVTHSAEVGEEAQRCVIIEHGHMRERTA